In the Acidobacteriota bacterium genome, one interval contains:
- a CDS encoding ribbon-helix-helix protein, CopG family, with product MKTTLIIHDTVMERLKERAAKTGCTISELVEDALRLFLKEKPKTNHLPPLPTLNLGPFLVDITDREALYAALEDDGDDEKKP from the coding sequence ATGAAGACCACGCTCATCATCCACGATACCGTCATGGAGCGGCTGAAGGAGCGGGCCGCGAAGACCGGTTGCACGATCTCCGAGCTGGTCGAGGACGCCCTTCGCCTCTTCCTCAAGGAGAAACCGAAGACGAACCATCTCCCTCCCCTGCCGACACTCAACCTGGGCCCGTTCCTCGTCGACATCACGGACCGGGAGGCCCTGTACGCCGCGCTCGAGGACGACGGCGACGACGAGAAGAAGCCGTAG